ACGGGCGTGAGCCGCGGAACGGCAATGCATGAAGTAGCGCTGGTGAGCGGGAAGGGGTTCAGGGACCGTCAAAAACATGGATGTTTTTGTCGAGCGTACAGGGACGTATTCACAGCGTGTCCCTGAACCCCTTCCCGCTTGCCAGCGCGGTCGTCAAACTCACATGCTCAGAACATTTTCAGGTAGCGCTTCACCTCCCACTCTGACACGTGGTTCTGGTAGCTCTCCCACTCCCCTTTCTTGTAGTCAACGAAGCTCTTGAACATGGCTTCGCCGAAGACTTCCTTGGCCAGCGGGTCGGCCTCGAAGGCTTCGACCGCTTCCCCCAAGTTGCGGGGGAGGTACTCAATGCCCTGCTCGGCGATCTCGGCATCGCTGTAGTTGTACATGTTCTCGTGGTGCGGGGCGCCGGCGTCCAGGCCCTCGCGAATGCCCTCCAGGCCAGCGGCCAGGATCAGGGCACTGCCAAGATAGGGGTTGCAGGCAATGTCCGCTGCGCGGCATTCGATACGGCCACCCACACCGGGAATTCGAACCATGTTGGTGCGGTTGTTGGAGCCGTAGCACATGAACACCGGGGCCCAGGTGGAGCCAGACATACTGCCCTGGCGTACCAGGCGTTTGTAGCTGTTGACCGTGGGGGCAATGACGGCGCTGATGGCCGCACCGTGTTTCAGCACGCCGGCGATGAAGTGATAGGCGATCTTGCTGATGCCGCAACTGTGCAGATCATCACCGTTGGGCTCGAACAGGTTCTCGCCGGTTTTGATGTCCGCCAGCGACATGTTGTAGTGGGCCCCGCTGCCGGTGCGGTCGGCAAAGGGTTTGGGCATAAAGCTGGCGAAGGCACCGTGTTTGCGGGCGATTTCGTTGGCCATCATGCGGAAGAACACCAGGCGGTCGGCCATGGTCAGGCCATCGGCGTATTTGAAGTCGGTCTCGAACTGGCCGTTGGCGTCTTCATGGTCGAAGGAATACACATCCCAGCCCAGCTCGTTCATGGCATCCACCAGCTCGTCCATGATGGTGAAATTGTCCATCAGGGTACGCGGGTCGTAACAGGGTTTGCCAAGGGTGTCGCGGTCGCTCAGCGGGGCAAAGCCACCGTCTTCGGTGTCCTTGAACAGGAAGAACTCGGTTTCAATACCCAGATTAAATCGGTAGCCCATCCCGGCTGCGGCGTCGAGCTGCCGGCGGAAGATGTTGCGGGAGCAGGCCTCAAACGGCTTGCCATTCAGATACAGGTTGCCGGGAAACCACGCCAGCTGTCGGTTCCAGGGGCAGATGGCGACGCCGTTGGCGTCTGGCATGGCGGCCACTTCGTCGTCGGAGATGTCTTGGGGCACGCCGTCCAGTGCGGCGCCGGTATATAGCTCCGAGCCCTCCATCATTTGGCCGAGGTGGGCCACCGGCACGAATTTGCCCTTGGTGATACCGTGGATATCCACATAGCTGGCAATGGCGTATTTCACGCCGGCATCAGTCAGTTGCTGCTTCAGGGCCTGGGTGTTGGTCAGGTCAGTCATCTTGATTCCTCTGGTACCCGTTAACACGGGCTGTCGTTGTGTGTTCTGGCACGTTTCTTTCTACGTCTTCCCCATTCAACTTACATGCCAGCATGTATATATAAACTGAAGAGGCGGCATTCCGGAACCTGAAAACGTCTGGAAGCAGGAGAACTAAAATGACCAAAAACCAATGGTTTAAAGATGACTTCGAAGCAGGAGACCTGCCGTTATCCAGTGGAGAGACCCTTCGCTCGGCTCGCCTGCACTATCATCAGATCGGGCACCTCAATGCACCAAAAGACAACCTGATCCTGCTGCCCACGTACTATGGTGGTGCAGCGGCGGGCAACCATCCGTGGGTGGGGCCAAACAGCCCGCTCAATCCCGATAAGTACTGCATTGTCATCCCCTCCATGCTTGGGGCTGGCGAATCTTCTTCACCCGCCAACACGCCGGGGTCGCAATCGGGCAGCCGCTTCCCGGCCATCAGCCTTTACGACAACGTGATGCTGCAAAAACGACTGGTCGACAAGGTATTCGGTGGTGCCAGCCTGGCGCTGGTAATGGGCTGGTCCATGGGGGGCATGCAGGCATTGCAGTGGGGCTGCCTGTTCCCGGAGCAGGTCCGTTCCGTGCTCGCCACCTGCTGCACCGCCCGATGCTACCCGCACAACCAGGTATTCCTGGAGGGCGTTAAATCCGCCCTGTCTTGCGACCAGGCTTTTCAGGACGGCCGGTATCAACAGCCGCCGGAACGTGGGCTGCGTGCGTTTGGCCGGGTCTATGCGGGCTGGGCGTACTCCCAGGCATTTTTCCGGCATGAGCGCTGGCGCGAACTGGGGTTCCAGTCGATTGAAGGCTTACTGCAATTCTGGGAACAGGACCACCTGGCGCAGGATGCCAACAACCTGCTGGCAACACTCAACACCTGGCAGCAGGGAGATATCAGCAACAACCCGGTGTTTGAGGGCAACTATCAGGCGGCACTTGCCGCGTTAACCATGCCAACGCGCGTTATACCGAGCTCTACCGACCTCTACTTTACCGCCAACGATGCGGAACAGGATGCCCTGCTTATGCCGGGAGCCAGGCTCGAGGTGCTGGCGTCGGACTGGGGCCACATTGCCGGGGGCCCCGGGCGAGAATCACAAAGCCAGCAAAAGATTCTGGCTGCCGCCGAAGAACTGCTGTCGGAGCAGGCGTCATAACGGTGCACCCTGTGCGGCCATGCACCGGGATAGCGCAGCTCAGCAGCAATCACAAAGCCGGACAACACCTCGAGCACGGCATTACGGGAACTGGCACGCCATCTGCAAAGGCTTGTTACCAAACCGACAAGCAAACGCTGTTTTCTGAAAGCAGTCCGTTCGCAGCAACACCGCAACACGTGCGGCAATACAACGAAGACAAATGGGTGACTAGGGTTCCGGTCCTGGCTGTGATCAGCAACAGCAGGATGACTGGTCCGAGAGTTACCGACCTCTGGGAGGTTACACGGCGGGACAAAAGCCCGGGAGACCGAATCGCAAGGGATGCCAACCCGCGATCACCTTGCCGTGTTGTGTGACCAGAGGAGACCGACTATGCGATTGATCAACCGCCACCCCGGGCGGGTTTCAGCCACCTTGCTGGGGTTATTGCCCTTTCTGCTGATCATGCTGATATACAGCCTGGCCTCCCAGGAGCGCCTGGCCGACAACCCCAATGACAAACTCCTACCTGGTCTCGAGCAGATGACCGCAGCGGTTGACCGTATGGCCTTTCAGGAAGACAGGCGCAGCGGTAACTACCTGATGTGGGAGGACACTGCCGCCAGCTTGAAGCGCCTCGGTATGGGGGTGGGTATTGCTGCGTCGCTGGCGCTGGTGGTGGGCTTGCTGAACGGAATTCTGCCCCTGATCCGGGCCAACCTCGCCCCCCTGGTTTCCGCCCTGTCGATGGTGCCACCGCTGGCGATACTGCCCATTCTGTTCATAGTGTTTGGCCTTGGCGAACTGTCCAAAGTGATGCTGATTGTCATTGGCACGGCGCCGGTCATGATGCGGGATGTGGCACAGCGGGTCCGGGAACTGCCCGGCGAACAGCTGATCAAGATTCAGACCCTGGGTGCCAATTCGTGGCAGGTGATCACTCGCATGGCCCTGCCCCAAACCCTACCACGCCTGATTGATTCGGTTCGGCTCAGCCTGGGGCCTGCCTGGCTGTTCCTGATTGCCGCTGAAGCCATCGCTTCAACCGAAGGCCTTGGTTATCGGATCTTCCTGGTGCGGCGCTACCTGGCCATGGATGTGATCCTGCCCTACGTTATCTGGATCACCATCCTTGCTATCGTCATCGACCAACTGCTGCGCCTTGCCAATCGCAAATTGTTCCCGTGGTACAACGCCGGAGGCCACTGATGAGCTTTATTACTGTTAACAATCTCTGGAAAGAGTACGGTGACCAGGTAGTTCTGGAAAACCTCAACCTGTCCGTCAAACAGGGTGAGTTCTGCACGCTGGTGGGGGCTTCCGGGTGCGGAAAATCCACATTCCTGAAAATGCTGCTGGGGCAGGAAACCCAGACCCGTGGCGAACTGCTGCTTGATGGTGCCGCCTTTCCCGCCGAACCCGATCGTAACCGTGGCATTGTATTTCAGCGCTACTCGGTTTTCCCCCACCTCACCGTACGACAGAACGTACTGATGGGGCTGGAACTGGAACAGAAGCCGTTGCTCGGGAAGTTGTTCGGCCGTGCCCGCAAAGATGCACTGGCGCGGGTCGACGCCATGCTGGAGTCCGTCGGCCTGAGCCCATCCGCCAACAAGTGGCCCCATGAGCTTTCCGGCGGCATGCAA
The window above is part of the Marinobacter sp. THAF197a genome. Proteins encoded here:
- the glnT gene encoding type III glutamate--ammonia ligase — encoded protein: MTDLTNTQALKQQLTDAGVKYAIASYVDIHGITKGKFVPVAHLGQMMEGSELYTGAALDGVPQDISDDEVAAMPDANGVAICPWNRQLAWFPGNLYLNGKPFEACSRNIFRRQLDAAAGMGYRFNLGIETEFFLFKDTEDGGFAPLSDRDTLGKPCYDPRTLMDNFTIMDELVDAMNELGWDVYSFDHEDANGQFETDFKYADGLTMADRLVFFRMMANEIARKHGAFASFMPKPFADRTGSGAHYNMSLADIKTGENLFEPNGDDLHSCGISKIAYHFIAGVLKHGAAISAVIAPTVNSYKRLVRQGSMSGSTWAPVFMCYGSNNRTNMVRIPGVGGRIECRAADIACNPYLGSALILAAGLEGIREGLDAGAPHHENMYNYSDAEIAEQGIEYLPRNLGEAVEAFEADPLAKEVFGEAMFKSFVDYKKGEWESYQNHVSEWEVKRYLKMF
- a CDS encoding alpha/beta fold hydrolase, coding for MTKNQWFKDDFEAGDLPLSSGETLRSARLHYHQIGHLNAPKDNLILLPTYYGGAAAGNHPWVGPNSPLNPDKYCIVIPSMLGAGESSSPANTPGSQSGSRFPAISLYDNVMLQKRLVDKVFGGASLALVMGWSMGGMQALQWGCLFPEQVRSVLATCCTARCYPHNQVFLEGVKSALSCDQAFQDGRYQQPPERGLRAFGRVYAGWAYSQAFFRHERWRELGFQSIEGLLQFWEQDHLAQDANNLLATLNTWQQGDISNNPVFEGNYQAALAALTMPTRVIPSSTDLYFTANDAEQDALLMPGARLEVLASDWGHIAGGPGRESQSQQKILAAAEELLSEQAS
- a CDS encoding ABC transporter permease; protein product: MRLINRHPGRVSATLLGLLPFLLIMLIYSLASQERLADNPNDKLLPGLEQMTAAVDRMAFQEDRRSGNYLMWEDTAASLKRLGMGVGIAASLALVVGLLNGILPLIRANLAPLVSALSMVPPLAILPILFIVFGLGELSKVMLIVIGTAPVMMRDVAQRVRELPGEQLIKIQTLGANSWQVITRMALPQTLPRLIDSVRLSLGPAWLFLIAAEAIASTEGLGYRIFLVRRYLAMDVILPYVIWITILAIVIDQLLRLANRKLFPWYNAGGH
- a CDS encoding ABC transporter ATP-binding protein encodes the protein MSFITVNNLWKEYGDQVVLENLNLSVKQGEFCTLVGASGCGKSTFLKMLLGQETQTRGELLLDGAAFPAEPDRNRGIVFQRYSVFPHLTVRQNVLMGLELEQKPLLGKLFGRARKDALARVDAMLESVGLSPSANKWPHELSGGMQQRLAIAQSLIMRPRVLLLDEPFGALDPGIRSDMHNLLLKLWRETGTTIFMVTHDLKEGFYLGTRLLVFDKTRHDPHSPNAYGATITYDLPIGKTDRAVLEDIDHSVAKTARYQAA